GAGAGTGTCACTCTCGCCCGTCCATAGCACGCTAATCCTTACGGGCATGGCTCCCTGCATCGTGCGCTAGACGCAACGGAATTCCCACGTTCGGCACTGTGGGGAGATTCAGGGAATGTGCTGTCAGCAGCGACACGCGCCCGGGTGCGATGCATTGCACCGACACGGGATCTGCCCCTTTTGGGCATCTGTGGCACGTGTCGCTGTTTGGCACCAGTTCACAACTGGCCTGAATCACTGGAGGCATACCCAAATCGGGAACGAAAGGAAGTGTCTGAAGTGACGCGTAAGGATTTTGTTGTTATCGCCGAGTCCATCTTTCAGTCCGTATCCACGGATGACGACCGGAAAGAGCTTGCGGACAGGCTCGCGAACTACTTTGCGAGCGTCAACGCCCGATTCGACCGGGATCGATTTTTCGCCGCGTGCGGACTCTGACCATTCCGCCGATGGCCACGATTCACGCAAACGACAGGCGCGGAGAACAGAGAGGTGTGTCATGGACGAGATCAAGGTTCAGCTTTCCGATGATGCAGTGCGGTGGTTCGAGCAGAACTACCGATACACCGAATGGGACGCAGACGAGTTCGCACGCGATCAAGGCTGGTCCGGTTTCGATTTCGTCGTCGGATCCGACGGGGAGCCCCTTGTTGTCCCGGGTGAGTACGTGTTCGGACACCTGTGCTCCCACCTGCTGGACGCGTCGAATGCAGAAGCCGCAGCCACGATCATGGGCGAGGCAGCGCCCGGCAAGGCGTCCGAGTTCCACGGTGTGCTGGCCTACGACTACGCGGATGAGGCCGCGCGGGAAGCCACCGAACGCATCGGCGCGTCCCTGGCTGGCTATCCGGTCCTCAACGATGAGGACTTCGACCAGCGGGAGCGGGAAGCCGCGATCTCGACGCTGACCGACTGCTGCGACGTGCCCGCAGAGATCGCCGGCGACGTCGCGGCGGCGCTGTCCGACGACGGGCAGAGCCTGTGTACCGACTGCAGTATCTGGGATCTCGGCAGGATCATGGACCGGCTTGGCTACCGCGAGTGCGCCGAGTGCGACGGGTGGATCAAGACCAGCCACGATGAGCCGCTGCACTACGACTGCGCGAAGGCTCACGAGGAACCGGATTGCGAGTGCGTCTCCCGCCTGATCGACACCCACCGGCACAACGAGGTAGTGACGACGTGGGCGGATGTGCGGGAAACGCTGCGCGGCTGCGAATACTGCTACTCGCAGGTTCTTCCCTACGGCAAAACGGCCTGACACAACCGATTTCACGCTTGCCCTATTCGTGCACGCCGGGCGCATGAACGGTGCCGACCCACGCGTGGTCAGGACGGCCTGGACGCCACGCCCTTAGCCCCCTCGTTGCCTCCCACTCCGGCGCGCGGCCATCCGACGCACGCCGGCGCCCCTCTCGCGCTCTTGTCCCATCCACCCCAGAAAGTAAGGACCCTACGATGAACAGCCACGACAACGCCCCCGACCTGGTGGCCGCAGCCGACCGCGAGCGCGTCCACACGGATGTGGGCGAAGGACTCGCCCAGCTACGGGCCGCCAGCCTCGACGAGCTGGCCGACCTCGCCGAGGAGATTCGCTGCCAGGTCGACGATCTCACCGACGACGCGCACAGCTCGAATCCGATCCCGCAGCAGGAATTGCGGAACGTCACCGCCCGCCTGAGCCGGCTTGCGAACACTCTCGCCCGCGCCGCACGAGGGTATGCGGGAGCCCGCGCGACTGACATGGCCTACACGCGGATATTCGAGGACCTGGACGAGCATGGCTGGACCGCGCTGCCGGACCGGGACCTCGACGGCACCCTGCCACCGATCCCGATCAGCGAGCTAGGTGATCGGCGCGGCTACCGGCGGGGCTGGCGCCGTGGTTTCCAGACGATCACGCTGTGGTTCACCGGTCCTTACTCGCTAGCCTACGGCGCCGCGAGTGGACACGGACGGCTATCGACCACACAGGAGGTCGAGGCGGTCATCACCTCGGAGCCGACTCCGGAGGACGTCATCAGCGACGCGATCGCGGAATCCGGCACCGCCCCGACCGTGCCGTTTGACGCCACCTACGACCAGGTGGCCGAACACATGCGGGCCGCAGGCTGGGGCGACCCCGTCGACGAGCACCCCTGCGACGACCACGGTATCCGCCGGCCCAACGGCACCGGGAGCAGCGGAGCATGGGAAAGCCCCAGCGCTCTCGGGTTCCGCGTGTATGCCTGGGGAATCGGTGACGAACCGGCCCACGTCTGGTACTGGGCCGGCTCCATCGTGAACCTGGGTGCCCTCCGCCAGATCACCGACCTCCACTGACGACAGGTGCCGCATTCGGCATCTGTCCTGCCCGCCTGTCGCGCTCGCGAGCTGCGCGGATCTGATCCGTGTCGCGTAGATCCACCCCGAGCAGGCCGCCGAGTACGCCGAACTCGAAGCCGAGATCGGTCACAGGTTCCGAAACGAACTGTCCATGATGGGCATAATCGCGGCTGCATGCGCGGAATCTGGCCAGGGGTCCGCACGCTGTGGGGCCGATCGCCCGGTTCCGTCGGGCTGGCTGACACCAGAACGGCGGCACTACCGCACGCCCTGATTTTCGTTCAGTAATTCCGTTTTCCTTCAGTGAAAGGGGTTTCTATGTCTGTGTTCCGTTTGGACAAGGCGCACATCGATGGACTGGTTAACGCGGGGATCCAACTTTCCTTGATCGAGGTGGACGAGGCAAACGATACGGGCCGGATGCTGCTGGAGCAGCACTATCGCAGTATCGGATTCCTGCGCGACGACGAGTCGCCTCCGCGCTATGCGGTCACGATCGCACCGTTCCTGTTCCATTTGGTCGCCATCCTCAACCTCGTCGCGTGCTACGAGTACCAAACGTGCGAAGGTCGAGGGTGGGGCACGAGCCCAGCGCGGGAATGGTCGCGACGGTTGCGGGACGCAGCCCTGCGCAGATTGCCGGAGGCCGCCACGCAGGTCACGCGCATCGCGGGGATCGAGTACCTCGTGTATCAGACGCTGCCGGCCTGGGAGAACACCCCGTGGGGAATCACGTCTCTCGACGAGGTCCCGGACATCGGGGATGGCGAGATCGTCATTCCCGTGATCCGGCGGGGCCTTCCCGTCGACATCCTCACGGGACCGTCCGGTTCGTTCTCCAACGGTGGGTTGTCCTCCCGTGTTCGGAGCGTGGTGATCGTCGAGATCGAGGGTGAACCGGTTCCCGAGTTCGCATGCATCCGGGAGCCGAGCGACGACGCCCCGGCGGTGTCGCTGCGGTTCGAGTACGGCCGGTACGTCGCGCGCCCGGCGGACGAGCCGGACCGGTGGTTCATGGCCTCCGGCGCCTTCCTGCACACCAGCGATTCCCGCTGGAGTGAGCTGATCGGCCACTCGCTGCCGATCCCGTTGCACGACCGCACCGAGTAGGCGCACGACTCGGTACGCGCGTCGTTCTTCTTTTCTTCCCTGCGCGGGTCGCGCCGACCGGTTCGCCGGTCGGCGCGACCCGCCTTTCGCATCATGACTAGGAGTGCTCATCGTGAACTCTCTTGCTGCTCGCGCATTTCTGCTCCGGGCCACCGAGCCGCCGGCCCCTGCGGTCGACGCGTTCGTGGCCGCACACGGACCCGTGGATGCGGTCGAGCGCATCCAGGCCGGAGCCGTACCTCGGTCGGTCCTGCACGAGATCCGCGATCTCAAACCCCGGATCGATGAGGACCTGGCCGAGGTCGAGGCTGGCCACTACCGGCTGCTGACTCCGGAAGATCCGGACTGGCCGCACGGTGCCCTGCGCGGCTTGACCGAACAGGGCCTCGGCGCACCGCTGGCGCTGTGGGTCCGAGGCTCCGCCAGTCTCGCGGCCAGTACCCGCTCGGCGGTGTCGGTGGTAGGCAGCCGCGCTGCTTCCGAATACGGCGAGCATGTCGCAACCGTGCTCGGTACTGACCTCGCCGAGGCCGACGTCACCGTGCTGACCAGCGGCGCCTACGGCGTCGACGGTGCGGCCTGCCGTGGCGCGCTGCTCGGCTCCGTGCCTCCGATCGCGGTGCTGGCCTGCGGCGTCGATATCGCCTATCCGCAAGGCCACGCGTCGTTGCTGGAATCGGTTGCTCACAGCGGCATGCTGATCAGCGAGTACCCGCCCGGTACGGAGCCATCCCGCGCCCGCTTCACGGCCCGGGGCCGGCTGCTGGCCGCTCTGGGGGTCGCCACCGTCGTCGTGGAAGCCGGGCGGCGCAGCGGCGTCCTCCCGATCGCGCGCACCGCCGCAGCGATGGGCCGCCGCGTCTACGGCGTGCCCGGACCGATCACCTCCGCCACCTCGGCCGGCGTGATTGACCTGTTGTGCACCGGAGTGGCCACCCCGATCGCCGCAACCGAGCACATCATCTCCCAGGAGGGCATCCGATGACCGAGCACACCGAACTGGCCGCAGACGTCCAGAAGGCCGTGGCCGCGCTCGGTCTACCGCCTGACTGGGAGCTGCGGGTGGAGATCCGACCGCGGCGCAACGCTGTCGGGCTGGAACTCAAGCCCGGTGAACCGGTGAAGGTGCTGGTACCACCCGGCGCCACGCCGGAGCGCGTCGCCGACTTCATCCGCCATCATCGGGGTTGGCTGGCGCGGAAGATCCCCGAGGCTCGGCAGCTCGCCCCGGACTTCGCGGTCAAGGAGTTCGTCGACGGCGAAGGCTTCGTTCTTCTCGACCGGTCCTACCGGCTGCACCTCACCGACGATGGCCCTCCGGCACGGATCGAGGGTCGACCTCACGTACTTAGTCCCGCCCTGTTCCTGTGCGTGCGGCGCGACCGACCCGACACGATGCGCAACGCGGTGATCAACCTCTATCGCGATCGAGGGCTGACCTGGGCCAAGCTGCGGGGTGAGCAGTACGAACGTCGAGGCGGCATCCAAGGCTTGCACTACGAGGTGCGCGACCTTGGCCGACGTCGCTGGGGTGCCTACAGTCCGACGAAACACCTGGTCAGCCTCCACTGGCCGCTGTTCGGGCTCCCGCGCGAGCTGATCGAGTACGTGCTCGCTCACGAACTCGCCCACGCCACCCGTCCACCAGGCCGCCAACACGGGGAAGCCTGGCAGCGCCAGATGAGCCTGTGGATGCCCGACTGGCGCCAGCGCAAGACAGCCCTTGCGCATGTCGGCCGTCGTGCCTGGATGGGTAACTACCGGTCCTGATCGGTTGTGGGGCCGTCGCGACCAGCGACGGCCCCACAACCCAGGGGCCCGCTACAGGTCACCTCCGACTGCGTGCCGAGGTCGAGCCCTCTTTCACGAACGTCCTTCACAGGAGCGTGATAGACATGCGTGGTAGACAGTCGATAGCGACAGGGTGTCGCTCACCAGGAGCGATCACAGCACGCGGAGGTATCGAGGTGGCTCAACCGGACAAGGTGCCCGATGCGGTCGTTCAACTGCGCTCGGCCCGAGCCAAGCTCGACAGCATCAAGACCGAGCTGAAAGAGGCTCGCGACGAGCAGGCTCAGCTTGAGACAAAGATCAACGATCTACTCGCCCAGCAGCGGGAAGCCCGTAAGGAGCGCAACGACGCGGTACTGGCAGCAGACGCAGCCAAGATTCCCCGGCTGACGATCTCCAAGGAGGTCGGCATGCAGCGCAGCAACGTCTACAAACTCTTGGACAGCGGAAACACGTCTGATTCATAACGCGAGCGTCGAAAGCTCGGCTGTCGACCGAACACGCCCATCACCAGCCGTCCAGCGGTGGTGCCGACAGCGCCGACCGGATGAGCGCCGGCCCCTGCTTGTTCAAGGCACGTCAGTCCGGCCAGTGCGTACCATCCGCGGAACCTCGCCCGTCTCGCGCGTGGCCGACGGTGCCCTCATCGAGTAGATCGTCAGGTTGCTCTTTCGGTGCCTGCCCAGCCAGGATTTCGGCTTGCTGACGGGGAAGCGCTGCTGGCCAGCGCGATGAGCAGATTTCCACGCCGACTCCGACGGCAGCCCACGTCAAGGCGACGATGCTCACGTTGGACCCGTCTTTCGACGAGGCAGCATACGGCTGTCGCAGCTTCCGGGACTTCTTAGCTCAGCTCACCCACAAAGTACGGATCGTCTGCCGGTCTGGGCACGACATCATCCTCAGCCTGACCGAGATCGTGCGCTCCCGTCGCTCGGGAATGGCGCAGGTGTGTGTTGCGGCTGCTGCGGGTAGTTCGGTGTTCGAAGGCGCCGGAGGTGGTGGAGGTGGTGGCGTCCCAGGTGCCTGGTGATATGCACCCGGTGGATGTTGTGGTGCCCGTGCGGCAGGACGAGGTCGGGCTCGCTGCGGTGGCTGCAACGGTGGCCCGGGAGGACGGGTTCAGCGCCGAGCTCGTCGACGACCTCTTGGTCGTGGTGCAAGCCGTTGGCGCGGTTCTGGACACGCTGGCGGTGTCGCAAGCCGCGGCGCGGTGGCAGTTCCGTCCTCGCGCTGATGGCCTAGCCATCAGCGCCGAGGTTCGCACCGAGTGCACCGTGGCGTGGCCGGTGTCGACGTGGACTGCCTGGCATGTGCTTCACAGCCTGGTCAGCGAGGTGGCCAGCCAGGACTTGAACCGGGCGCAGACGCATCGGGTCAGGATCACCGCCCGGTGGCAGGGCATCGATCTTCCGAACGTGCAGGACGCCACCGCCGACCAATAGGCCCGGAATCCCGGCTTCGGGTTGGGGTTGCCTGCGCTGTCCGCGCATCCTGTGGGCGTGGGCAGGTGCGCCAACGGTGTGAGCGGAGGCGAGCACAGTGGTCGAGAAGAAGACAGAAACCCGGAGCCGGGAAGACGTCAGCACCGAATCCAGCTGGACGACCACCTCAGGACAGGTCGTCGAGACGTCGGCGGCGGGCGAGGTCACCGAAGCCGCACGGGGGCGTACGACGATCGCCGCCGTGGTGGTGCAGAAGATCGCCGCGATCGCCACCCGTGAAGTCTCCGGTGTGGCCATGCTCGGCGGGGGCGTGGCGCGGGCGTTTGGGGCGCTGCGGGAACGCATCCCCGGCGCGGCTGCCGCGCAGACTGCTGGCGTGGCGGTCGAGGTCGGGGAGAAGCAGACTGCGATCGACCTGGTGATCACGGTGGAGTACGGGGCCGCGCTGGTGGATCTGGCGCGGGCGGTACGGCGCAACGTCATCACCGCGGTGGAGCGCATGACCGGGCTGGAGGTCGTGGAGGTCAACATCGCCGTCACCGACATCCGTCTGCCCGGCGAGGAGGAAGCACCGGCGCCTACCCGCGTCGAGTGACGGTCGCCGCTGGATCAGCGGCTGCCGGGCGCGTGATCCGGCAGTAGGGTCGGCGTGGCCAGGGGTCTCTCTGGTGAGTGCGGCGCCCCGGGGCTAACCCCCTCGCCCCGGGGTGCCGCATCACGAACAGCGCGGGCCTTCTGCGTCGATCACGCCCAGCAGTCCCGGCAGGCGAGTTTCCTTCCCAGAGATGTCGGTCAGGGCCTGCCAGGCCTTGACCAGTTCCTGGGTTGCGCCTTCGGTATCGCCGCGCTCGGCGTAATCAAGTCCGCGGCGGACCTGCTCCACCACGCCGAGATGGTCGGTCAGCAGGGCCGGGGCAACTTCGGCCAGTTCCATGCGGGCATGCTCAAGATCCCCTACAGCCACCTGGTCCGGCTCGACGTAGGAATCCGGGTCCGGGGTGGTGGCACACGTGGCCAAGACTCCCTGCACTCCCAGTTGCAGGCGCCACGCTGCCTGCCCCACGGGGTCGGTACGTTCACCGTCCATGCGCGAACGTTAGCGGAGCGCACGGGCAGGTCCCTCCGCTTCACGGGTGCTTTCGCTGGGCCATGTGAGTGTGAAGCCTCCGGCTGTGCGCGAAGGTGCGCTACCGGCCAGCGAGCCCCGAGCGGCGAGCACCCCGAGCAGCTAGCAGTCTCGGAGCACCCGCCCTGCCGTCGACCCCCGAAGGCAACGGCCAGGGGCTACCCCGCCTACCCGAAAATCACGGCGAAGCAGCGGCACCACCCTAGCCGTTCTCGTTCGCGTTTGAAAACGCCCTGGCAGCGGATGCGCGTCTCACCTGGTCAGGCGCTCGTTATCGACACGCCCAGTTTGCGGGGACCACTGTCTTACGATCGTCGCTAGGGTCGAGGGTGGCTGCAGCACTCGCCAGAGGAGCTGCGCCCGCGCGTGAACTCCCTCCGCGCGCGGCTTGGCGCCCCGGGCAACCTCCTCCGCCCGGGGTGCCAG
This portion of the Saccharopolyspora antimicrobica genome encodes:
- a CDS encoding Asp23/Gls24 family envelope stress response protein, which produces MVEKKTETRSREDVSTESSWTTTSGQVVETSAAGEVTEAARGRTTIAAVVVQKIAAIATREVSGVAMLGGGVARAFGALRERIPGAAAAQTAGVAVEVGEKQTAIDLVITVEYGAALVDLARAVRRNVITAVERMTGLEVVEVNIAVTDIRLPGEEEAPAPTRVE
- a CDS encoding M48 family metallopeptidase, giving the protein MTEHTELAADVQKAVAALGLPPDWELRVEIRPRRNAVGLELKPGEPVKVLVPPGATPERVADFIRHHRGWLARKIPEARQLAPDFAVKEFVDGEGFVLLDRSYRLHLTDDGPPARIEGRPHVLSPALFLCVRRDRPDTMRNAVINLYRDRGLTWAKLRGEQYERRGGIQGLHYEVRDLGRRRWGAYSPTKHLVSLHWPLFGLPRELIEYVLAHELAHATRPPGRQHGEAWQRQMSLWMPDWRQRKTALAHVGRRAWMGNYRS
- a CDS encoding DNA-processing protein DprA codes for the protein MLIVNSLAARAFLLRATEPPAPAVDAFVAAHGPVDAVERIQAGAVPRSVLHEIRDLKPRIDEDLAEVEAGHYRLLTPEDPDWPHGALRGLTEQGLGAPLALWVRGSASLAASTRSAVSVVGSRAASEYGEHVATVLGTDLAEADVTVLTSGAYGVDGAACRGALLGSVPPIAVLACGVDIAYPQGHASLLESVAHSGMLISEYPPGTEPSRARFTARGRLLAALGVATVVVEAGRRSGVLPIARTAAAMGRRVYGVPGPITSATSAGVIDLLCTGVATPIAATEHIISQEGIR